The following are encoded together in the Methylorubrum sp. B1-46 genome:
- a CDS encoding DUF3606 domain-containing protein: MVQEASDAGHGVSGDPAQVVLEAPRDRAYWARRFEVSAEQVQAAVEAVGSDAARVAAHLGKPWPYEKSGIV; encoded by the coding sequence ATGGTGCAGGAAGCGTCCGATGCGGGACATGGGGTGAGCGGCGATCCCGCCCAGGTGGTGCTCGAAGCGCCGCGCGACCGCGCCTACTGGGCGCGCCGGTTCGAAGTGTCGGCCGAGCAGGTGCAGGCGGCGGTCGAGGCGGTCGGCTCCGACGCGGCCCGGGTCGCCGCGCATCTCGGCAAGCCCTGGCCCTACGAGAAGAGCGGCATCGTCTGA
- a CDS encoding acyltransferase family protein produces the protein MTAASTAATRPLRPHPEEAARLAWVDVAKGLCIILVVMMHSTLGTGEALGGEGFLHDVVEFARPFRIPDFFLLSGLFLGRVIDRDWRLFADRRVVHFAYFYALWVVIQSLFKAGSIVGGAEGPADKLAAFGLHLAEALVVPYSTLWFVYLLAVFSVVTKLLHRRVPPAVLLVAAAALQILPTHGLPELLDEFCERYVYFLGGYLFAEWIFRFADRVRERAGLALAGLALWAALEAVFVFTPTGIEGLPTLARLPVVSLGLGTVGALAIVAFAALMTRAGGPVTAALRACGERSIVIYLGFFLPMALTRTVIARFNGALPDLALDVGLASLVVTVAAVTVPLAFERLVRGTRLDFLFRRPAAFHIAPAPASPPRLRSGPVAPREA, from the coding sequence ATGACCGCAGCCTCCACCGCGGCCACCCGCCCCCTTCGCCCGCATCCCGAGGAGGCCGCCCGGCTCGCCTGGGTCGATGTCGCCAAGGGCCTGTGCATCATCCTCGTCGTGATGATGCACTCGACGCTCGGCACCGGCGAGGCTCTCGGCGGCGAGGGCTTCCTGCACGATGTCGTCGAATTCGCCCGGCCGTTCCGGATCCCCGACTTCTTCCTGCTCTCGGGGCTCTTCCTCGGCCGGGTGATCGATCGCGACTGGCGCCTGTTCGCGGACCGCCGGGTGGTCCACTTCGCCTATTTCTACGCGCTCTGGGTGGTGATCCAGTCGCTGTTCAAGGCTGGATCGATCGTCGGGGGGGCGGAGGGACCGGCGGACAAGCTCGCCGCGTTCGGCCTGCACCTCGCCGAGGCGCTGGTGGTGCCTTACTCGACGCTGTGGTTCGTCTACCTGCTTGCCGTGTTCTCGGTGGTGACGAAGTTGCTCCACCGCCGGGTTCCGCCGGCCGTGCTCCTCGTCGCTGCGGCCGCGCTGCAGATCCTGCCCACGCACGGCCTGCCCGAACTCCTCGACGAGTTCTGCGAGCGCTACGTCTACTTCCTCGGCGGCTACCTCTTCGCCGAGTGGATCTTCCGCTTCGCCGACCGGGTGCGTGAGCGGGCAGGGCTAGCGCTCGCGGGCCTCGCCTTGTGGGCGGCGCTGGAGGCCGTGTTCGTGTTCACGCCGACGGGGATCGAGGGCCTGCCGACCCTCGCGCGCCTGCCGGTGGTGAGCCTCGGGCTCGGCACGGTGGGTGCGCTCGCCATCGTCGCCTTCGCCGCGCTGATGACGCGGGCGGGCGGGCCGGTGACCGCGGCGCTGCGCGCCTGCGGCGAGCGCTCCATCGTGATCTATCTCGGCTTCTTCCTGCCGATGGCGCTCACCCGCACCGTGATCGCCCGGTTCAACGGGGCGCTGCCCGATCTCGCCCTTGATGTCGGTTTGGCGAGCCTCGTCGTCACCGTTGCGGCGGTGACGGTGCCGCTCGCCTTCGAGCGGCTGGTGCGCGGCACGCGCCTGGACTTCCTGTTCCGGCGCCCGGCCGCCTTCCACATCGCACCCGCCCCGGCCTCCCCGCCGCGCCTTCGGTCCGGGCCGGTGGCGCCGCGCGAGGCCTGA
- a CDS encoding PAS domain-containing protein, whose translation MRNDRTVADPIAAGLFNLDPWQAAIGLPLADYAEAILPADRDEFFTNIDRVSEHGGLFVGEYRVCSEASGVRWVLARGYYERDDSTGDVVGRGIVVNTTESKLKRPVGDRAFFILHRNEPPLERLASCALQARRTIDEVGEHERPALRPAVDALLWAVGRVLAKRGCF comes from the coding sequence TTGAGAAACGACCGCACCGTTGCCGACCCAATCGCGGCCGGGTTGTTCAATCTCGATCCATGGCAAGCCGCAATCGGATTGCCGCTGGCGGATTACGCCGAGGCGATCCTGCCGGCCGACCGGGACGAGTTCTTCACCAATATCGATCGCGTGAGCGAGCATGGCGGGTTGTTCGTCGGCGAGTATCGCGTGTGCTCGGAAGCGAGCGGCGTACGGTGGGTGCTGGCGCGGGGGTACTATGAGCGCGATGACAGCACGGGCGACGTCGTCGGACGCGGCATTGTCGTCAACACCACCGAGAGCAAGCTGAAACGGCCCGTCGGCGATCGCGCCTTCTTCATCCTGCACCGGAATGAGCCGCCGCTCGAGCGCCTCGCATCCTGCGCGCTCCAGGCTCGGCGCACCATCGATGAAGTGGGCGAACACGAGCGGCCGGCGCTGCGTCCGGCGGTCGATGCCTTGCTGTGGGCGGTCGGGCGTGTGCTTGCCAAACGAGGGTGCTTCTAG
- a CDS encoding restriction endonuclease, with product MVGRRARRWRDADPETHGPKPAAQPVCPLCERPIPPHARQSLHHLTPKLKGGARGATVRLHQICHSAIHARYSEAEIARRLAEVEALRADPEIARFLDWVRGKPDDFHAPTRMTRTRRGDGGLRRSG from the coding sequence GTGGTCGGGCGGCGCGCCCGTCGCTGGCGCGACGCGGATCCGGAGACGCATGGGCCGAAGCCGGCAGCCCAACCGGTCTGCCCGCTCTGCGAGCGCCCGATCCCGCCGCATGCGCGCCAGAGCCTGCACCACCTCACGCCGAAGCTGAAAGGCGGCGCCCGCGGGGCGACCGTGCGGCTGCATCAGATCTGCCACTCGGCGATCCACGCCCGCTACAGCGAGGCCGAGATCGCCCGCAGGTTGGCCGAGGTCGAAGCGCTCCGCGCCGATCCCGAGATCGCCCGCTTCCTCGATTGGGTGCGCGGCAAGCCCGACGACTTCCACGCGCCCACGCGCATGACCCGCACGCGGCGCGGCGACGGCGGCCTGCGGCGGTCAGGGTGA
- a CDS encoding TIGR01244 family sulfur transferase yields the protein MKRTTIDSKLTVAHQPSLAEIEALGAEGVRLLINNRPDGEEPGQPGAAAERAAAEAAGLGYLDLPVTGPTLTREAVERFHAAVEAAPGPVVAHCRSGTRSLTLWVIGEVLAGHLRRDEVAAYGARHGYDLSGAERWLAANAG from the coding sequence ATGAAGCGGACGACCATCGATTCCAAGCTCACCGTGGCGCATCAGCCGAGCCTCGCCGAGATCGAGGCGCTCGGAGCCGAGGGCGTGCGCCTGCTCATCAACAACCGCCCCGACGGCGAGGAGCCGGGCCAGCCCGGCGCGGCGGCCGAGCGCGCGGCGGCGGAGGCGGCGGGCCTGGGCTATCTCGACCTGCCGGTGACCGGCCCCACCCTCACCCGCGAGGCGGTGGAGCGCTTCCACGCGGCGGTCGAGGCGGCGCCGGGTCCGGTCGTCGCCCATTGCCGCAGCGGCACGCGCTCGCTGACGCTCTGGGTGATCGGCGAAGTGCTCGCCGGGCACCTCCGGCGCGACGAGGTGGCCGCCTACGGCGCCCGCCACGGCTACGACCTCTCCGGCGCCGAGCGCTGGCTCGCCGCCAACGCGGGCTGA
- the map gene encoding type I methionyl aminopeptidase, with translation MTVSNDDELAGLKRIGRIVADTLAVMGEAIEPGITTRELDDVGRAFLEAAGARSAPETVYGFPGATCISVNEEIAHGIPGERRIAPGDLVNIDVSAQMHGYFSDTGASFAVPPVTRAVERLCKDGRRAMWTGLRQVGAGKPLSGIGRAVGSFAHKNGYTLVRNLASHGVGLSLHEEPTEIATWPDPSERRIMREGMVLTVEPFLSLGADFAEDGDDPWTLYSRPQALTVQYEHTVVATRNGPMILTMPGQ, from the coding sequence ATGACGGTGTCGAACGACGACGAGTTGGCGGGGCTGAAGCGGATCGGGCGCATCGTGGCCGACACGCTGGCGGTGATGGGGGAGGCGATCGAGCCCGGTATCACCACGCGCGAACTCGATGACGTCGGGCGGGCCTTCCTGGAGGCGGCCGGCGCGCGCTCGGCGCCGGAGACGGTCTACGGCTTTCCCGGTGCAACCTGCATCAGCGTCAACGAGGAGATCGCTCACGGCATCCCGGGCGAGCGCCGGATCGCGCCGGGCGACCTCGTCAACATCGACGTCTCGGCGCAGATGCACGGCTACTTTTCCGATACGGGCGCGTCCTTCGCCGTGCCGCCGGTGACGCGGGCGGTCGAGCGGCTGTGCAAGGACGGGCGCCGGGCGATGTGGACGGGCCTGCGGCAGGTCGGGGCCGGCAAGCCGCTCTCAGGGATAGGCCGGGCAGTGGGCAGCTTCGCCCACAAGAACGGCTACACGCTGGTGCGCAACCTCGCCAGCCACGGGGTCGGCCTGTCGCTGCACGAGGAGCCGACCGAGATCGCGACCTGGCCCGACCCGTCCGAGCGCCGGATCATGCGCGAGGGCATGGTGCTGACGGTCGAGCCGTTCCTGTCGCTGGGCGCCGATTTCGCCGAGGACGGCGACGATCCCTGGACGCTCTACAGCCGGCCGCAGGCCCTCACGGTGCAGTACGAGCACACGGTCGTCGCCACCCGCAACGGGCCGATGATCCTCACCATGCCGGGGCAGTAA
- a CDS encoding HdeD family acid-resistance protein, whose product MAGASETSGAAPPSDLPRTGPAHLDAMSAVLARNWWLVALRGLLAILFGAIAFVAPGAFVLSLVLFFSAYMLVDGAFGIIAAVRAARQHERWGLLLLEGLLDLVVGVAAFLVPAAAVWAFVLLVAAWAILSGGLMIAAAFRLHLDYGRWWLGLGGLVSVLFGIVLLINPGMSALVLTWWLGAYAVAFGVALLILGFRLRSRHAATGRP is encoded by the coding sequence ATGGCTGGAGCGTCCGAGACATCCGGGGCGGCGCCCCCGTCCGACCTGCCGCGGACCGGGCCGGCCCACCTCGATGCGATGAGCGCCGTGCTGGCGCGGAACTGGTGGCTCGTGGCCCTGCGCGGCCTCCTCGCGATCCTGTTCGGAGCGATCGCCTTCGTGGCGCCGGGCGCCTTCGTGCTGTCGCTGGTGCTGTTCTTCTCGGCCTACATGCTAGTCGACGGCGCGTTCGGCATCATCGCCGCGGTGCGGGCGGCGCGGCAGCACGAGCGCTGGGGCCTCCTGCTGCTCGAAGGCCTGCTCGACCTCGTGGTCGGCGTCGCGGCCTTCCTCGTGCCGGCGGCCGCGGTCTGGGCCTTCGTGCTCCTCGTCGCGGCCTGGGCCATCCTCTCCGGCGGCTTGATGATCGCGGCGGCCTTCCGCCTCCACCTGGATTACGGCCGCTGGTGGCTCGGTCTCGGCGGCTTGGTCTCGGTGCTGTTCGGGATCGTGCTCCTGATCAATCCCGGCATGTCGGCGCTGGTGCTGACATGGTGGCTCGGCGCCTATGCCGTGGCCTTCGGCGTCGCGCTGCTGATCCTCGGCTTCCGTCTGCGCTCCCGCCACGCGGCGACAGGGCGCCCCTGA
- a CDS encoding 3-keto-5-aminohexanoate cleavage protein gives MTHDSGWPPLILANAPNGATRTKADHPALPITPAEIARTAAEIAEAGAALIHVHVRDAEGRHLLDADAYRAVTAAIRAEVGDRLVVQITSEAAGRYEAPEQMAVVRATRPEAVSLALREIVPDAAAETAAAEFFAFARRERVLLQIILYEAAEVTRYAELKSRGVLGEGEDFPLFVLGRYTPGQVSRPADLLPFLAAAGAGLPLWAICAFGPRENACALVAAGLGGHVRVGFENSLLAPDGRPAESNAAQIRRAAEGARGLGRPLADADTARAMMAGTVSG, from the coding sequence GTGACGCACGATTCCGGCTGGCCGCCGCTCATCCTCGCCAACGCCCCCAATGGCGCCACCCGCACCAAGGCCGACCATCCGGCCCTGCCGATCACGCCGGCCGAGATCGCCCGCACCGCGGCCGAGATCGCGGAAGCCGGCGCCGCCCTGATCCACGTCCATGTCCGTGACGCAGAGGGCCGCCACCTCCTCGATGCGGACGCCTACCGCGCGGTCACCGCCGCGATCCGCGCCGAAGTGGGGGATCGCCTCGTGGTGCAGATCACCTCCGAAGCCGCCGGGCGCTACGAAGCCCCGGAGCAGATGGCGGTGGTACGCGCGACCCGCCCCGAGGCGGTCTCGCTGGCGCTGCGCGAGATCGTGCCGGACGCTGCCGCCGAGACCGCCGCGGCCGAGTTCTTCGCCTTCGCCCGGCGCGAGCGCGTCCTGCTCCAGATCATCCTCTACGAGGCCGCCGAAGTGACCCGCTACGCGGAGCTCAAAAGCCGCGGCGTGCTCGGCGAGGGCGAGGATTTCCCGCTCTTCGTTCTGGGCCGCTACACCCCCGGCCAGGTCTCGCGGCCCGCCGACCTGCTGCCCTTCCTCGCCGCGGCCGGGGCGGGGCTGCCGCTCTGGGCGATCTGCGCCTTCGGCCCGCGCGAGAATGCCTGCGCCCTCGTCGCGGCGGGGCTGGGCGGGCATGTGCGCGTCGGCTTCGAGAACAGCCTCCTCGCCCCCGACGGCCGCCCGGCCGAGAGCAACGCCGCCCAGATCCGCCGCGCCGCCGAGGGCGCCCGCGGGCTCGGGCGCCCGCTCGCCGATGCCGACACAGCGCGGGCGATGATGGCCGGAACCGTTTCCGGTTGA
- a CDS encoding sigma-54 dependent transcriptional regulator: MFPEAEPAAALRVVLIDDEEMVRLSMEQALQLGGIAVEAFPTAEAALPAITRDFSGIVVSDVRLPGQDGLALLAEIRRRDPELPVVLVTGHGDIAMAVAAMREGAYHFIEKPFVNDAFVEVVRRALEKRALVMENRRLRRALDRGEAPGSAVERCLVGQSPAMRRLREDIASLASAAADVLVLGETGAGKEQVARALHEGGARAGKPFVAINCGAIPESMFESEMFGHEAGAFTGAGKRRIGKVEHASGGTLFLDEVESMPLALQVKLLRVLQERRVERLGSNTGVPVDLRVVAATKEDLDALSEAGRFRRDLYFRLNVVTLTLPPLRERREDIPLLFERFLVQAAVKYQRPVIEVPPSLRRSLMLADWPGNVRELKNAAERAVLGFLSPDLAGGPEAAPGLDALLDRVERLVIEDALKASGQRIAEAARALGLPRKTLSDRMRRLGLSAGD; the protein is encoded by the coding sequence ATGTTTCCTGAGGCCGAGCCGGCCGCCGCCCTGCGCGTCGTGCTGATCGACGACGAGGAGATGGTCCGCCTGTCCATGGAGCAGGCGCTCCAGCTCGGCGGCATCGCCGTCGAGGCTTTTCCCACTGCCGAGGCGGCGCTCCCGGCCATCACCCGCGACTTTTCCGGCATCGTCGTCAGCGACGTGCGCCTGCCGGGCCAGGACGGCCTCGCGCTGCTGGCGGAGATCCGCCGCCGCGATCCCGAATTGCCGGTGGTGCTCGTCACCGGCCATGGCGACATCGCCATGGCGGTCGCCGCCATGCGCGAGGGCGCCTACCACTTCATCGAGAAGCCCTTCGTCAACGACGCCTTCGTCGAGGTGGTTCGGCGCGCGCTGGAGAAGCGCGCGCTGGTGATGGAGAACCGCCGCCTGCGCCGCGCCCTCGACCGGGGCGAGGCGCCGGGCAGTGCGGTGGAGCGCTGCCTCGTCGGCCAGTCCCCGGCGATGCGGCGCCTGCGCGAGGACATCGCCTCGCTGGCCTCGGCGGCGGCCGACGTGCTGGTGCTCGGCGAGACCGGGGCCGGCAAGGAGCAGGTCGCCCGCGCCCTGCACGAGGGCGGGGCACGGGCGGGCAAGCCGTTCGTGGCGATCAATTGCGGCGCCATCCCCGAGAGCATGTTCGAGAGCGAGATGTTCGGCCACGAGGCCGGCGCCTTCACCGGGGCGGGCAAGCGCCGCATCGGCAAGGTCGAGCATGCCAGCGGCGGCACCCTGTTCCTCGACGAGGTCGAGAGCATGCCGCTCGCCCTCCAAGTGAAGCTGCTGCGGGTGCTGCAGGAGCGGCGGGTGGAGCGGCTCGGCTCCAATACCGGCGTGCCGGTGGACCTGCGGGTGGTGGCCGCCACGAAGGAGGATCTCGACGCGCTCTCCGAGGCCGGGCGCTTCCGACGCGACCTGTACTTCCGCCTCAACGTGGTGACGCTGACCCTGCCCCCTTTGCGCGAGCGCCGCGAGGACATCCCGCTCCTGTTCGAGCGCTTCCTCGTCCAGGCGGCGGTGAAGTACCAGCGCCCGGTGATCGAGGTGCCGCCGTCGCTGCGCCGGTCGCTGATGCTCGCCGACTGGCCGGGCAATGTGCGTGAACTCAAAAACGCCGCCGAGCGGGCCGTGCTCGGATTCCTCAGCCCGGATCTCGCCGGTGGGCCCGAGGCGGCGCCGGGGCTCGACGCCCTGCTCGACCGGGTCGAGCGCCTCGTCATCGAGGACGCGCTCAAGGCCTCCGGCCAGCGCATCGCCGAGGCCGCCCGGGCGCTCGGCCTGCCGCGCAAGACGCTCTCCGACCGCATGCGGCGCCTGGGCCTGAGCGCGGGCGATTAA